The following nucleotide sequence is from Natronosalvus caseinilyticus.
GGCGACTGTTTCGCCCCCTAGAGAACTGCTCGAGCAGTGTCGCGAGGACGGCCGGATCGTGTATCCGCGGGGCGCTCAGCCCCAACGCCTCGAGGCGCGTCGGCCCGACGGTACGACCGAACGATTTGGCGCCGTCTCGTTCGAACCGCTGCTCGTCGACGGCGAGCAGGTCGGGGCTGTCGAACGAAATCGGACGGCTCGAGAGGACGTCGAGCACGCGACGCGCCGTGCCCAGTCTCGAACCGGCTGGGAGCGAGAGTGGATCGAGTGGGAGGGGTAGGCTCAGTTCTCGATGACGACGATTTCCGTGTTCGACTGGTCGTCGACGTAGTCGGTGTTCGTCGGCGGGACGACGTCGACCTGGAGCGTCCCGGTTCGCTGGCCCTGTCTGAGCGTCGGGTCGAGTCGTAGGGTAACCGTGCCGTCGCTTCCAGTCTCGCCTTTGACGGCCGAGTCCAGCCAGGCGTCGTCGCTTATCACGATGACGGTCGCGCCTTCGACGGTGTTGCCGTCGTCCCCGAGGACGGTGAGGTCGACGCTCGTCGTTTTCCCGGCGTCGACCGTCACGGGATCGATCTCGACGTCCGTTTCCGTCTCGGCCAGCGTGCCGATGCCGCCGAGCATGCTCATCATGATCGCCAGGCTCGCAACGCCGACGACGAGTGCGATGATCAACCTGATGGGGAGTCCTTCGATCGCCCTGTCGTCCGCGCCGAACCGATGTGGTGGTCGCATGACCGGTCTGGCCGCTCGTTCGTATATAAACTCACGGCTGGACGACCGAGTCGACACTCAAGCGTTTGAAAAGTGGGGTGGGGGGTTAAGGGGGGGGGGGGGGGGTGGCGACAGTCTGTCTCAGATCGCCAACTAATGGTATGGACGCGGGGCCATTAAAAATAGCTTCTATCTGTTTGGAGGGATAGAAAACACGGCACTAATTAATTAGAGTCGGGTCCGAACGCCAGCGAAACCAGCTTTCGCTGGGCCGCTCGCAGGTGATAGTGGTAGGTCGGCGGCGTCACGTCGAGGGCCGCGGCGAGGTCCTCGCCCGTACTCTCGCGCGGCCATTCGAAAAAGCCGCTGTAGTGGGCCGCCTGCAACGCCTCGAACTGTTTGGCCGTCAGCGACTCCTCGAGTCGCGCGTCGAACCGGGTACTCGAGACGCTCGACGTCGTCTCCCGGCGAGCCGCCAGCTCAGTTTCCGGATAGTGGTCCTGGATCGACTCGACCAGTGCCCGCGTATCGATCTGGCTCGGGACCGACAGCGCGATGGTCGTTACCTCGTCGTTCGTGGTGGTGGACGTCACGTGCGCGTCGTACTCTCGCAGTAGCTCGACGAACGGCGTCGGCGCGATCGTCACCTCGAACAGCGTCGACTCCTCGCCGTCGGAGACGACCGAGAGGGAGTCGACCACCGCCCACCGCTCCGCCAGGTCGAGGATCTCGTCGACCGGCGGTTCCTCGATCGAGACGAACAGGACGGTCTCCTGGGCCCGATCGATGATGCCTTCCAGGGTGATTGTCCCGGGGGCAATCGTTCCGAGCCGATTGAACAGCAACTGCGGGTCCTGGCACTCGAGTTCGATCTCGAGTCGGCTGTCGGTGAGCATCGCCCGGGTGCGCTCGACCGATCGTATCGCGTGGCCGATCGTCTCGCCGAGTTCACCCAGGACCTCGCGCTCGCTCTCGCTGATCGCGTCCGCCTGTGGGGCGTGGACCACGATGGCGCCGTACCTCCGTTCGGCGTCGAGCAGCGGCACGGCGAGCACCGTCTGGTAACCGTAGGTGAGCGCGGCCTTTCGCCGGTCGGCCCACGCCTCGTCGTCGAGCACGTTCTCGACGACCTGCACCGATTCGGTCTCGAGCGCGCGCTCGATCAGGGCCGCTTCGGGTGCCCCTGCCCCATCCTCGCGAACGCGGTCGACGTAGGTGACGTCGATTCCCTC
It contains:
- a CDS encoding DUF7382 domain-containing protein — its product is MRPPHRFGADDRAIEGLPIRLIIALVVGVASLAIMMSMLGGIGTLAETETDVEIDPVTVDAGKTTSVDLTVLGDDGNTVEGATVIVISDDAWLDSAVKGETGSDGTVTLRLDPTLRQGQRTGTLQVDVVPPTNTDYVDDQSNTEIVVIEN